The proteins below are encoded in one region of Pseudomonas putida NBRC 14164:
- a CDS encoding class I SAM-dependent methyltransferase, which yields MSTPLDTSALKARQQAAWASGDYAVIGTTLQLVGERLAEACDLRWDEQVLDVAAGNGNATLAAARRGCRVTSTDYVPELLKRGEERARAEHLNVLFQAADAEALPFADGTFDAVLSTFGVMFAPDQAQAARELARVCRPGGRIGLANWTPQGFVGQMFKILGRHVPPPPGALPPSRWGDEEQLRVMFEGALGELKVSRQQFNFRYRSAAHFIQVFRTWYGPVHKAFASLEPEAASALERDLTQLLEENNVAGPSSLVVPSEYIEVVVIRG from the coding sequence ATGAGCACCCCTTTGGACACCAGTGCCCTTAAAGCCCGCCAGCAGGCCGCGTGGGCCAGCGGTGACTACGCGGTAATCGGCACCACCCTGCAACTGGTTGGCGAACGCCTGGCCGAGGCCTGCGACTTGCGCTGGGACGAGCAGGTGCTGGACGTTGCTGCCGGCAACGGCAACGCCACCTTGGCCGCTGCCCGGCGCGGCTGTCGCGTCACCTCCACCGACTATGTGCCCGAATTGCTCAAGCGCGGCGAAGAGCGCGCGCGGGCCGAGCACTTGAATGTGCTGTTCCAGGCGGCCGATGCCGAAGCGTTGCCGTTTGCCGACGGAACCTTCGATGCCGTGCTTTCCACCTTCGGCGTGATGTTCGCCCCTGATCAGGCGCAGGCCGCACGCGAGCTGGCCCGGGTGTGCCGGCCCGGTGGCCGCATCGGCCTGGCCAACTGGACCCCGCAAGGCTTTGTCGGGCAGATGTTCAAAATTCTAGGCCGGCATGTGCCTCCACCCCCCGGTGCCTTGCCGCCTTCGCGCTGGGGCGATGAGGAGCAGTTGCGGGTAATGTTCGAAGGGGCGCTTGGCGAACTGAAAGTCAGTCGTCAGCAGTTCAACTTCCGCTATCGCTCGGCGGCGCATTTCATCCAGGTGTTCCGCACCTGGTATGGGCCGGTACACAAGGCGTTTGCTTCATTGGAGCCAGAGGCGGCCAGTGCGCTGGAGCGGGATCTGACCCAATTGCTGGAGGAGAACAACGTCGCGGGGCCTTCATCGTTGGTGGTGCCGAGTGAATACATTGAGGTGGTGGTCATTCGGGGCTAG
- a CDS encoding DUF6708 domain-containing protein, which produces MATIWMFNSKTGSGHKPAITGQLLSLSDNFLCLRNPWVTDSVFMGKLYCAMITISMIGFYPYLFDGEFMKYFESNPLLMTSFALTPFTFLPFLIYRIYFIKRLSGICFNRSTQKIYYQRLSKIFVFEWSNTGGGVFKRTEFGGSSFSTSYALAFAPRRADGSLHQEDCLWVDSNEPTEPGVRHVAEVWEYLRHFMNHGTDKLPPPGEPNWWHKPLHAICLTPAEAWRHYAPWRTGEPGEMQGKKNWQLPFWAVLFPYNLTVAIAWYFVCKLFNVRAAPPPAEALEGAPTSPE; this is translated from the coding sequence ATGGCAACCATCTGGATGTTCAATTCAAAGACAGGTTCAGGACACAAGCCCGCTATCACCGGGCAGCTATTGAGCTTATCCGACAATTTTTTATGTTTGAGAAACCCATGGGTAACAGACTCGGTATTCATGGGGAAACTGTACTGCGCAATGATAACTATTTCAATGATCGGCTTCTACCCTTATCTATTTGACGGGGAGTTCATGAAGTATTTTGAATCCAACCCACTTTTAATGACCAGCTTCGCACTCACGCCCTTCACATTCCTACCATTCCTAATTTACCGAATATACTTCATAAAGCGCTTATCGGGCATATGTTTCAACCGATCAACTCAGAAGATTTACTATCAACGCTTGAGCAAGATATTCGTCTTTGAGTGGAGTAACACTGGCGGAGGCGTTTTCAAACGCACCGAGTTTGGCGGCTCATCCTTCAGCACCAGCTACGCCCTCGCATTCGCCCCTCGCCGAGCGGATGGCAGCCTCCACCAGGAAGACTGCCTCTGGGTCGACAGCAACGAACCCACCGAGCCCGGGGTCAGACACGTCGCCGAAGTGTGGGAGTACCTTCGCCATTTCATGAACCACGGTACAGACAAGCTTCCGCCCCCCGGCGAGCCCAATTGGTGGCACAAGCCACTCCACGCCATCTGCCTGACCCCGGCTGAAGCCTGGCGCCACTATGCCCCCTGGCGTACCGGCGAGCCCGGTGAAATGCAGGGCAAGAAAAACTGGCAACTGCCGTTCTGGGCCGTGTTGTTCCCCTATAACCTAACGGTCGCGATCGCTTGGTACTTCGTCTGCAAGCTTTTCAATGTCCGTGCAGCCCCCCCACCCGCGGAGGCATTGGAAGGAGCGCCTACTAGCCCCGAATGA